A window of Psychroflexus sp. ALD_RP9 contains these coding sequences:
- a CDS encoding T9SS type B sorting domain-containing protein: MNAQYVTTAPNFYTEQELVETVLFGDTECVENILITNTSGGSFSNTKSFGFFESNNSGFPFESGLVLSTGRLNNVDGPNDNLSDDGNDDNWVGDSDLENAVGLSPGETTNATVFEFQFTPKATNLSFRYIFASEEYQEGDPNTCIYSDAFAFLIKPANTQAQFENIAVIPGTNEPVLVTSVHPEIPGNNGCPAENEEYFGQFNNTNAPINFNGRTAVLTANANVIANQTYDIKLVIADETNYRYDSAVFIEANSFNIGADLGQDLTGNNALCEGDVFTLSLPEEQAGNNITWFYEGTEISQNENSLDLEISQAGFGAGTYRVNVELANGCSATDSIEVEFINPNNYDDLNITQCQAEIGLTQFNLDLVLAEINELNLISNGFYTSLNEAILLQNPILNTQNFEVATNTQLYVAVQNEAGCQTVLNLNLNINPTTLPSLEVQTCRNENNEIVFSINDLISRIENNSNIPNNTSISLFNTQTDAANNLNEILETELSFPENSSNSIFARFQNSYNCSATLEVILSSAQVPELSETQSESFLCLNEASQVELVPSLQNTTGNFNYNWSTGATTSTILVDESGSYTVEISNPQSLSECFVTQNFNVLVSESASISYNLTGTPENFQVEIIAEGAGEYEYALNTSAFKDSNFFEVSAAQNTIFVRDKNGCGLTSVEFQVIDFPQFFTPNNDGYNDVWAVKGPQEQRNQIKFIQIFDRYGKHIARLDSSNLSWNGTFNGNLLPSGDYWYVVEFEDGQTYTHHFTLKR, from the coding sequence ATGAATGCCCAATATGTTACTACTGCACCAAACTTCTATACAGAACAAGAGCTTGTGGAAACAGTTTTGTTTGGCGATACAGAATGTGTTGAGAATATTTTAATTACCAATACTAGCGGTGGAAGCTTCTCAAATACAAAATCATTTGGCTTTTTCGAATCAAATAACTCAGGTTTTCCTTTTGAAAGTGGACTCGTTTTGTCTACTGGTAGATTAAATAATGTCGATGGTCCTAACGATAATTTAAGCGATGATGGTAATGATGATAATTGGGTTGGCGACAGTGATTTAGAAAATGCTGTGGGATTAAGTCCTGGTGAAACAACAAATGCAACTGTTTTTGAATTTCAATTTACACCCAAAGCAACAAACCTAAGCTTCCGCTACATTTTTGCCTCTGAAGAATATCAAGAAGGCGATCCAAACACTTGTATTTATTCTGATGCTTTTGCATTTTTAATTAAACCTGCAAATACGCAAGCACAATTTGAAAACATTGCTGTAATTCCTGGCACAAACGAGCCAGTTTTAGTGACTTCTGTTCATCCTGAAATTCCTGGTAATAACGGTTGCCCAGCTGAAAATGAAGAATATTTCGGTCAATTTAATAATACTAATGCACCTATAAATTTTAACGGAAGAACAGCAGTTTTAACTGCTAACGCAAATGTTATTGCTAACCAAACTTACGACATTAAGCTTGTTATTGCTGATGAAACAAATTACAGGTACGATTCTGCCGTTTTTATTGAAGCCAATAGTTTTAACATAGGAGCTGATTTAGGTCAAGACTTGACAGGAAATAATGCGCTTTGTGAAGGTGATGTTTTTACATTAAGCTTACCTGAAGAACAAGCTGGAAATAATATTACTTGGTTCTATGAAGGCACTGAAATTTCACAAAATGAAAACAGCTTAGATTTAGAAATTTCACAAGCTGGGTTTGGCGCTGGAACTTATCGCGTAAATGTAGAATTAGCAAATGGTTGCAGTGCTACAGATAGCATCGAGGTTGAGTTTATTAATCCTAATAATTACGACGATTTAAACATTACACAATGTCAAGCTGAAATTGGTCTAACACAATTCAATTTAGATCTTGTATTAGCTGAGATAAACGAATTAAACCTTATCAGTAATGGATTTTACACCTCTTTAAATGAAGCTATTTTACTGCAAAACCCTATTCTAAATACGCAAAATTTCGAAGTTGCCACTAACACCCAGCTATATGTTGCTGTTCAAAATGAAGCTGGATGTCAGACAGTTTTAAACCTAAACTTAAATATCAATCCAACAACTTTACCTAGCTTAGAAGTCCAAACTTGTAGAAATGAAAATAATGAAATTGTATTTAGTATTAATGATCTTATTTCAAGAATAGAAAATAATAGCAATATTCCAAATAACACAAGTATTAGCTTATTTAACACACAAACTGATGCCGCTAACAATTTAAATGAAATCTTAGAAACAGAATTATCATTTCCTGAGAACTCTTCAAACTCAATCTTTGCTCGTTTTCAAAATTCTTATAATTGTTCTGCTACGCTTGAAGTCATTTTAAGTTCTGCTCAAGTTCCAGAATTATCTGAAACACAGTCGGAAAGCTTTCTTTGCTTAAATGAAGCATCACAAGTTGAGTTAGTTCCTTCTTTACAAAATACAACAGGAAACTTCAATTATAACTGGTCTACAGGGGCAACAACTTCAACTATTCTTGTTGATGAATCAGGTAGTTATACGGTAGAAATTTCAAACCCTCAAAGCCTTTCAGAATGTTTTGTCACACAAAACTTCAACGTACTTGTTTCTGAATCTGCATCAATTTCTTATAATCTAACGGGAACACCTGAAAATTTTCAAGTTGAGATTATTGCCGAAGGTGCTGGTGAGTATGAATATGCACTTAACACATCTGCTTTTAAAGATTCTAACTTTTTTGAAGTTTCTGCAGCTCAAAATACCATTTTTGTTCGAGATAAAAATGGATGTGGTTTAACTTCAGTCGAGTTTCAAGTCATTGATTTCCCCCAATTTTTTACACCTAATAATGATGGATATAATGATGTCTGGGCAGTTAAAGGACCGCAAGAACAACGAAATCAAATTAAATTTATTCAAATTTTTGACCGTTATGGGAAACATATAGCAAGGCTAGATTCTTCTAATCTATCTTGGAATGGTACATTCAATGGCAATTTACTTCCTAGTGGTGATTATTGGTATGTTGTAGAGTTTGAAGATGGCCAAACTTATACTCATCACTTCACATTAAAACGCTAA
- a CDS encoding T9SS type B sorting domain-containing protein, with product MKRVVIYVCLIISCFTYAQSPNCSSPEPFCAGDSSLVFSNTTGNNGFGAVDCLSSTPNPAWFYIQIDEPGNLNFEIIQSSGGFDDNGNPIGALLDVDFALWGPYENLDVCEVNTPPTNDIIACSYSPSATEFASISNAQTGEYYIMLITNFEGVPGSILLNQNSGSGATDCSILNVIEACENEVVNLDATTNEAVNYVWEFNNGNSTIELENSNTPVLEVNQEGVYTVTPQDNLGNDLTTQEFNLVYTPYIQINEPSALVECETEPELGLAEFNLQEANQSIFSINDEASFSYYLTEEAAINENAEELISSTFTNTQAYNQTIYVRVKTSSTCASVIALDLKVTSTPNIQSEDDTLIYCQEDFPETIQLDAGIPLDEQEDYSFSWSNGEITPVIAINQAGIYTVTVTNNLSGCSSSKSQEVIESNIASFSFEIEDTTQENNSISIILAAESLGNYEYALDYAFDFQDEPLFENLAPGIYDVFVRDKNGCGTQKDSVAILGVKDFFTPNNDGINDFWQLEGIVKADIRIDYIQVFNRYGKHITSFSQNSKGWDGTYKGKPMPANDYWYVIQLQSGQILKGNFTLKR from the coding sequence ATGAAAAGAGTTGTTATTTATGTATGCCTTATCATTAGTTGTTTTACTTATGCCCAAAGTCCTAATTGTAGTAGCCCAGAACCATTTTGTGCTGGCGATTCTTCTTTAGTTTTTTCAAACACAACTGGAAATAATGGATTTGGAGCAGTTGATTGCTTGAGTTCTACACCAAATCCAGCTTGGTTTTATATACAGATTGATGAACCTGGTAATCTCAATTTCGAAATAATTCAGTCTTCAGGTGGATTTGATGATAACGGCAATCCGATTGGCGCTCTTTTAGATGTTGATTTTGCGCTTTGGGGACCATACGAAAATTTAGATGTTTGTGAAGTGAATACACCACCAACCAATGATATCATAGCTTGTAGCTACTCACCATCTGCCACCGAATTTGCGAGTATTTCTAACGCTCAAACCGGCGAATATTATATCATGCTCATCACTAATTTTGAAGGTGTTCCTGGCAGTATATTATTAAACCAAAACTCGGGCTCAGGTGCGACTGACTGCAGCATTTTAAATGTAATTGAAGCTTGCGAAAATGAAGTTGTAAACTTAGACGCAACAACTAATGAGGCTGTTAATTACGTTTGGGAGTTTAACAATGGTAACAGCACTATTGAATTAGAAAATTCAAATACACCTGTTTTAGAGGTTAATCAAGAAGGCGTTTACACTGTAACACCACAAGACAACCTTGGAAACGACTTAACCACACAAGAGTTTAATTTAGTTTATACACCTTACATTCAAATCAATGAACCATCAGCTTTGGTTGAATGTGAAACTGAACCAGAATTAGGTCTAGCAGAATTTAACTTACAAGAAGCAAATCAATCGATTTTTTCAATTAATGATGAAGCGAGTTTTTCATATTATTTAACTGAGGAAGCTGCTATCAATGAAAATGCAGAAGAATTAATAAGTTCAACTTTTACCAATACTCAAGCTTATAATCAAACTATTTATGTAAGGGTAAAAACATCTTCAACTTGTGCAAGTGTTATAGCCCTAGATTTGAAGGTTACATCAACCCCAAATATTCAATCTGAAGATGATACACTTATTTATTGTCAAGAAGATTTTCCTGAAACGATTCAATTAGATGCAGGAATACCTTTAGATGAGCAAGAAGATTATTCTTTTAGTTGGAGTAATGGTGAAATCACACCAGTTATAGCTATCAATCAAGCAGGAATTTACACTGTAACAGTTACAAACAATTTATCTGGATGCTCTTCTTCAAAATCTCAAGAAGTTATTGAATCAAATATCGCTTCTTTCAGTTTTGAAATTGAAGACACTACACAGGAAAATAATTCAATTTCCATAATTCTAGCAGCTGAAAGCTTAGGTAATTATGAATACGCACTTGATTATGCGTTTGATTTTCAAGATGAGCCTCTTTTTGAAAATCTAGCACCTGGCATTTATGATGTGTTTGTTCGAGATAAAAATGGCTGTGGAACTCAAAAAGATAGTGTTGCCATCTTAGGTGTTAAGGATTTTTTTACACCAAATAATGATGGTATTAACGACTTTTGGCAGCTTGAAGGTATTGTAAAAGCAGATATCAGGATAGATTATATTCAAGTATTTAACCGTTATGGTAAACATATCACTAGCTTCTCACAAAATAGCAAAGGTTGGGATGGTACTTACAAGGGAAAACCTATGCCTGCAAATGACTATTGGTATGTAATACAACTTCAATCAGGCCAAATTTTAAAAGGAAATTTCACCTTAAAACGTTAA
- a CDS encoding T9SS type B sorting domain-containing protein — protein MRFYILSLFLLIPFYHYSQGEANNWYFGNNAGITFNTSPPTALLDGALSTNEGCSSISAPNGDLLFYTDGRTIWNRNHLPMNNANYSPSTNFDGLNGDPSSTSSGLIVPHPTNTNLYFVFTLDEPHHDNAFAYPNQGPADQQGNPIPNYTDVTFHEVPTDDDGFNNGLNYSVVDMTLNNGLGDVIPNQKNIELVTYDPNNPEHLKFKASEKITAVRGGDCTSIWIIVHFVDSFYAFKIDENGINETPVISTAGPSITTDNYRRAALGYMKASPDGSKIVSANNTTNYNPADGNQDAGDGNIYLFDFDNNTGIVSNAQMLIEDFNVYGVAFSSNSAKAYATINNRLIWQWDLTANDVPNSGEIVVDDFSQKGAMQLAPDGKIYVSNLNQPQLGVLENPEAEPENLIYNQNGISLLGRTSTFGLPPFIQSLFLNKIDIVNLGEVLTTNLDLCENETYTLGYDDIPNATYTWKINDEIVENQNSASFEVTLPENVNLPYTEFYTLEVDLNDGSCPLIGTARVTFSEIPEYQNAILTECVNEGETVSNFNLNETVSQFIQGTNLTENQIDVSYFLNFDDAVNDDNLITNISNFQSTSNNQSIVAKINNGNCIDYQQITLISGLLPDLGNDTSQFYCQEDFPELLQLDSGIPVNEQANYSYSWNSGQTSSSIGVNQAGIYTVTVTNNSTGCSTSRSHEVIASNIASFDFEVEDTTQENNTISIIVTTGSLGDYEYALEYPFDFQDEPFFEGLAPGIYDVFVRDKNGCGTRKERVGLLGVRDFFTPNNDGINDFWQLEGIVKADIRIDYIQVFDRYGKHITSFSQNSKGWDGTYKGKPMPSNDYWYVIKLQDGLVLKGNFTLKR, from the coding sequence TTGCGATTTTATATTCTCTCACTGTTTTTGCTGATTCCATTCTATCACTATAGTCAAGGTGAAGCTAATAATTGGTATTTTGGAAACAATGCAGGAATAACATTTAACACAAGTCCGCCTACAGCATTATTAGATGGTGCGTTAAGCACAAATGAAGGTTGTTCATCTATCTCTGCACCTAATGGAGATTTATTGTTTTATACCGATGGCAGAACAATTTGGAACAGAAATCATCTTCCAATGAATAATGCTAATTATAGTCCAAGTACCAATTTTGATGGTTTAAATGGTGATCCCTCAAGTACATCAAGTGGTTTAATCGTTCCACACCCTACAAACACAAATTTATACTTTGTATTTACACTAGACGAGCCACATCATGATAATGCATTTGCTTATCCTAATCAGGGACCAGCAGACCAGCAAGGTAATCCAATACCAAATTATACAGATGTAACATTTCATGAAGTGCCAACTGATGATGATGGTTTTAATAATGGCTTAAATTATTCGGTTGTCGACATGACCTTGAATAATGGCTTAGGTGATGTTATCCCGAATCAAAAAAACATTGAACTTGTTACTTATGATCCTAATAATCCTGAGCATCTTAAGTTTAAAGCTTCAGAAAAAATAACCGCAGTACGTGGTGGCGATTGTACTTCGATTTGGATTATTGTGCATTTTGTTGATTCATTTTACGCTTTTAAGATTGATGAAAACGGTATTAATGAAACACCTGTTATTTCAACTGCTGGTCCTAGCATAACAACAGACAATTATAGACGAGCGGCTTTAGGATACATGAAAGCTTCACCTGATGGATCAAAAATAGTTTCTGCAAATAATACAACTAATTATAACCCAGCAGATGGAAATCAAGATGCAGGAGATGGTAATATTTATTTATTTGATTTTGATAATAACACCGGAATTGTTTCAAATGCTCAAATGTTAATTGAAGATTTTAATGTTTATGGTGTAGCATTTTCTTCAAATAGCGCTAAAGCTTACGCAACAATTAATAACCGATTAATCTGGCAATGGGATTTAACGGCTAATGATGTTCCAAATTCTGGTGAAATAGTTGTAGACGATTTCAGCCAAAAAGGCGCTATGCAGCTGGCACCTGATGGTAAAATTTATGTTTCTAATTTAAACCAACCTCAACTTGGTGTTTTAGAAAATCCGGAAGCAGAACCAGAAAATTTAATTTATAACCAAAATGGAATTAGTTTGTTGGGTAGAACGTCAACTTTTGGCTTACCACCTTTTATTCAATCTCTGTTTCTAAATAAAATTGATATCGTAAACTTAGGTGAAGTTTTAACTACTAATCTAGATTTATGCGAAAATGAAACTTATACACTTGGTTATGATGATATCCCAAATGCTACTTATACCTGGAAAATAAATGATGAAATTGTAGAAAACCAAAATAGTGCTTCTTTTGAAGTTACATTACCTGAAAATGTAAACTTACCTTACACTGAGTTTTACACCTTAGAAGTAGATTTAAATGATGGCTCTTGTCCTTTAATCGGAACAGCTAGAGTTACATTTTCAGAGATTCCAGAGTATCAAAATGCAATTTTAACCGAATGTGTAAATGAAGGTGAAACCGTTTCTAACTTCAATCTAAATGAAACTGTTTCTCAATTTATTCAAGGCACTAATCTTACTGAAAATCAGATTGATGTATCTTACTTTCTTAATTTTGACGATGCGGTAAACGACGATAATTTAATAACTAACATTTCGAATTTTCAAAGTACTTCAAATAACCAATCAATAGTTGCAAAAATTAATAATGGCAATTGCATCGATTATCAACAAATTACTTTAATTAGTGGATTATTACCGGATTTAGGTAATGATACATCACAATTCTACTGTCAAGAAGATTTTCCAGAATTACTTCAACTAGATTCAGGTATACCAGTTAATGAACAAGCTAATTATTCCTACAGTTGGAATAGTGGTCAAACTTCATCAAGCATTGGCGTTAATCAAGCAGGAATTTATACTGTAACTGTTACCAATAACTCAACAGGATGCTCCACTTCTCGCTCTCACGAAGTTATAGCTTCAAATATCGCTTCATTTGACTTTGAAGTTGAAGATACCACACAAGAAAATAATACAATATCAATTATTGTAACTACAGGAAGTTTAGGTGATTATGAATATGCTTTAGAGTATCCATTCGATTTTCAAGATGAGCCATTTTTTGAAGGTTTAGCTCCAGGAATTTATGACGTTTTTGTTCGTGACAAAAACGGATGTGGCACCCGAAAAGAACGTGTAGGACTTTTAGGTGTGCGAGATTTTTTTACACCAAATAATGATGGTATTAACGACTTTTGGCAGCTTGAAGGTATTGTAAAAGCAGATATCAGGATAGATTATATTCAAGTATTTGACCGTTATGGCAAACATATCACTAGCTTCTCACAAAATAGCAAAGGTTGGGATGGTACCTACAAGGGAAAACCTATGCCTTCCAACGATTATTGGTATGTTATAAAACTGCAAGATGGATTAGTATTAAAAGGAAATTTCACCTTAAAACGATAA
- a CDS encoding ABC transporter permease: protein MKRLFLIEFHKLKHNKSAKILSILYFVLFSAIALFASIRFNFGAIDFRFADQGIFNFPYIWHFNTYVVAFLKIFLAIVIVSMMSSEYTNRTLKQNLIDGLSKKEFILSKFLNVLLYAAASTVLVFVVSLVLGLIFSDFDEASIIFSDLEYVFAYFVKLLGFFSLCMFLGIFVKRSAFALGFLFLIWVIEGIIYLVITFQLKVLKPLIQFMPLESMSNLIKEPVTRLNIVKSTAQSVNPEFVKNYDVSLLSIIIVLVWTFIFVYGSLLVLKKRDL from the coding sequence ATGAAACGCTTATTTTTAATAGAATTTCACAAACTGAAACATAACAAATCTGCAAAAATACTAAGCATTTTATACTTTGTTTTATTTTCAGCTATTGCCTTATTTGCCTCTATACGTTTTAATTTTGGAGCTATTGACTTTAGGTTTGCCGATCAAGGCATTTTTAACTTTCCATACATTTGGCACTTTAACACCTACGTGGTTGCTTTTCTAAAAATATTTTTAGCTATTGTTATCGTATCAATGATGTCTAGTGAATATACAAACAGAACGCTCAAACAAAATTTAATTGATGGCCTCAGTAAAAAGGAATTTATTTTATCAAAATTTTTAAATGTATTGCTTTATGCTGCTGCTTCAACGGTTTTAGTTTTTGTTGTTTCCTTAGTTTTAGGCTTAATTTTTTCTGATTTTGATGAAGCAAGCATCATATTTTCAGATTTAGAATACGTTTTTGCCTATTTTGTAAAATTGCTTGGCTTCTTTTCGCTTTGTATGTTTTTAGGAATTTTTGTGAAACGTTCGGCTTTTGCCTTAGGGTTCTTATTTTTAATTTGGGTAATTGAAGGTATTATCTATTTAGTGATTACATTTCAGCTTAAGGTTTTAAAACCTTTAATTCAATTCATGCCATTAGAGTCTATGAGTAACCTTATTAAAGAACCTGTTACTCGCTTAAATATTGTAAAGTCAACTGCACAATCAGTTAATCCAGAATTTGTTAAAAATTATGATGTCAGTTTACTAAGCATTATAATTGTTTTGGTATGGACTTTTATTTTTGTTTACGGTTCATTACTTGTATTGAAAAAACGCGATTTGTAA
- a CDS encoding ABC transporter ATP-binding protein, giving the protein MKTILKLNQLTKKFGKLTAVNQLSFEIEKGNVYGILGPNGSGKSTTLGIILNVVNKTSGEFEWFGGQIETHEALKKVGAIIENPNFYPNMSAEDNLKLVCKIKGVDYSKIDEKLEIVDLLDRKKNTFKSYSLGMKQRLAIASALLNDPEILILDEPTNGLDPQGIHQIREIIKTIAADGMTILLASHLLDEVEKVCSHVVIIRNGVKLYAGSVDQMNATHGFVEIASKNLDELQTALNQLEFIEKVVKHDEDHRLKAFLSQPIEASELNKTLANKGIYVNLLIKRKETLEEQFLELTKA; this is encoded by the coding sequence GTGAAAACAATTCTAAAGTTAAATCAACTCACCAAAAAATTTGGAAAACTCACGGCTGTTAATCAACTGAGTTTTGAAATTGAAAAAGGCAATGTATACGGTATTTTAGGTCCTAATGGAAGTGGAAAATCAACTACACTTGGGATAATTTTGAACGTAGTGAATAAAACTTCTGGTGAATTTGAGTGGTTCGGCGGACAAATTGAAACCCACGAAGCGCTAAAAAAAGTTGGCGCTATCATTGAAAACCCAAATTTTTATCCTAACATGTCTGCTGAAGATAATTTGAAGTTGGTTTGTAAAATTAAAGGGGTTGATTATTCTAAAATTGATGAAAAATTAGAGATTGTCGATTTACTAGATCGAAAAAAGAATACTTTTAAAAGTTATTCTTTAGGTATGAAACAACGCCTAGCTATTGCCTCCGCATTACTTAACGACCCTGAAATACTTATTTTAGACGAACCTACCAATGGGTTAGACCCTCAAGGAATTCACCAAATTCGTGAAATTATAAAAACGATTGCAGCAGATGGCATGACGATTCTGCTTGCCTCTCACCTACTTGATGAGGTAGAAAAAGTATGTTCTCATGTTGTAATAATCAGAAACGGTGTAAAGCTTTATGCGGGAAGCGTAGACCAAATGAATGCAACTCATGGCTTTGTTGAAATCGCTTCAAAAAATCTCGATGAATTGCAAACTGCACTTAATCAACTTGAATTTATTGAGAAAGTAGTTAAGCATGATGAAGATCATCGATTAAAGGCATTTTTAAGCCAACCTATTGAAGCTAGTGAACTTAATAAAACCTTAGCTAATAAAGGTATTTACGTTAACTTACTCATTAAAAGAAAAGAAACTTTAGAAGAACAATTTTTAGAACTTACAAAAGCCTAA
- a CDS encoding M1 family metallopeptidase, with protein sequence MKYYRLPIYFLMLLFSFTSFSQIDSNQDEFDDFLYRRGNTFRTASGLPGQNYFQNTPNYQIKVQLDDKAHKITGQVEIEYTNNSPHDLDFIWLYLEQNRFTQNSRGTLTTPIGGNRYVGDTDKGMTISNFSAKAHGETSKNYKITDTRMQVFLEKPLKSNGGKAKINMDFEYEIPIDGMDRMGRLKTENGWIYALAQWFPQVAVYDDVVGWNVEPYLGAGEFYYDYGNFNLEITAPFDHIVVSSGTLQNPKDVLSSTVYERYKKAQESNQTVYLIKPDEIKDVSLRAQQSGTLTWHYKIENSRDVAFGSSKAFIWDAAKINLPSGRTALAQSAYPIESDGQDAWSRSTEYSKASVEHYSNMWYEYPYNSAVNVAADIGGMEYPGLNFCRYTSKGASLWGVTDHEFGHNWFPMIVGSNERRYAWMDEGFNTFINYYSTLNFNNGEYPARLNKPRNLVSWFKSDRREGIDTYPDVANLRNLGMIAYYKPALGLLMLREYILGPDRFDYAFKSYIKTWAFKHPQPTDFFNHMENYAGENLNWFWKNWFYGTDNIDLGIESVRQVEANTYDLTFVNEGGIPMPVKYEITYADNSTETLELPVEIWQRGNSWRHRLKTEHKIIKVEVDPAKILPDVNFGNDTWPVNLYKD encoded by the coding sequence ATGAAATATTACAGACTGCCCATTTATTTTTTAATGCTATTATTTAGCTTTACATCTTTTTCTCAAATTGATTCTAATCAAGATGAGTTTGATGATTTTTTGTATAGACGAGGAAATACTTTTAGAACGGCTTCAGGTTTGCCAGGACAAAATTATTTTCAAAATACACCTAATTATCAAATTAAAGTTCAGTTAGACGATAAAGCTCATAAAATAACAGGCCAAGTTGAAATTGAATACACCAATAATAGTCCTCACGACCTCGACTTTATTTGGCTATATCTTGAGCAAAATAGATTTACTCAAAACTCTCGTGGTACATTAACAACTCCGATTGGAGGTAACCGTTATGTTGGAGACACCGATAAAGGCATGACGATAAGCAATTTTTCTGCAAAAGCTCATGGAGAGACTTCAAAAAACTACAAAATTACAGATACACGAATGCAGGTTTTTTTAGAGAAGCCTCTAAAGTCTAATGGTGGCAAAGCAAAAATCAATATGGATTTTGAATATGAAATTCCAATTGATGGTATGGATCGTATGGGACGCCTTAAAACAGAAAACGGCTGGATTTATGCATTAGCTCAATGGTTTCCTCAGGTAGCTGTTTATGATGATGTTGTGGGTTGGAATGTTGAACCTTACCTTGGTGCAGGTGAATTTTATTATGATTATGGTAATTTTAATCTTGAAATTACAGCACCATTCGACCATATTGTTGTCAGTTCTGGAACACTTCAAAATCCTAAAGATGTTTTATCATCAACAGTTTATGAACGTTATAAAAAAGCACAAGAAAGCAACCAAACAGTTTATTTAATTAAACCAGATGAAATTAAAGATGTAAGTTTGAGAGCTCAACAATCTGGGACATTAACTTGGCATTATAAAATTGAAAATTCACGAGATGTTGCTTTTGGAAGCTCAAAAGCTTTTATTTGGGATGCAGCTAAAATTAACTTACCAAGTGGTAGAACTGCTTTAGCTCAATCTGCCTACCCAATAGAAAGTGATGGCCAAGACGCATGGTCACGGTCAACCGAATATTCAAAAGCGTCTGTCGAACATTACTCTAATATGTGGTATGAATATCCTTACAATTCTGCTGTTAATGTTGCTGCAGATATTGGCGGGATGGAGTATCCAGGATTAAACTTTTGTCGTTATACCAGCAAAGGAGCAAGTCTTTGGGGCGTAACAGACCATGAATTTGGTCATAATTGGTTTCCTATGATTGTAGGTTCAAACGAACGCCGTTATGCATGGATGGATGAAGGTTTTAATACCTTTATTAATTACTATTCAACCTTAAATTTTAATAATGGTGAATATCCTGCAAGACTCAATAAACCAAGAAATTTAGTAAGTTGGTTTAAAAGCGACCGCCGTGAAGGAATCGATACTTATCCAGATGTCGCTAATTTAAGAAACTTAGGAATGATTGCTTATTATAAACCAGCACTAGGATTACTGATGTTACGTGAATATATTTTAGGTCCTGATCGTTTTGATTATGCGTTTAAATCTTACATTAAAACATGGGCATTTAAACATCCACAACCTACCGACTTTTTTAACCATATGGAAAATTATGCAGGTGAAAACCTAAATTGGTTTTGGAAAAATTGGTTTTATGGAACAGATAATATTGACTTAGGAATAGAATCAGTTAGACAAGTTGAAGCTAATACTTACGATTTAACCTTCGTAAATGAAGGTGGCATTCCAATGCCTGTAAAATACGAAATAACTTATGCCGATAATTCTACTGAAACTCTTGAGTTACCAGTTGAAATTTGGCAACGTGGTAATTCTTGGAGACACCGATTAAAAACTGAGCATAAAATTATAAAAGTTGAAGTTGACCCAGCTAAAATCTTACCCGATGTTAACTTTGGTAATGACACTTGGCCAGTTAATTTATATAAAGATTAA